ACCGCTCCCCGACGGGCTCCGGCACGCTGCGCGGCACGTACTGCGCCTGCCCGCCGCTGCGGTACGGCGCGGCCACCAGCCGACGGGCCGTGTGGTTGGACGCGGCCACCCCGAGGTCGCGGCGCAGCACGTGCAGGCACAGGTCGATGCCGGACGCGGCGCCCGCCGAGGTGAGCACGCTGCCCGCGTCGACGAAGAGCACGTTCTCGTCCACCCGCACCTCGGGGTACTTGGCGGCCAGCGCCCGGGTGTAGTGCCAGTGCGTGGTGGCCCGGCGGCCGTCCAGCAGACCGGTCGCGGCCAGCGCGAACGCCCCGGTGGAGATCGCCGCCAGCCGCGCCCCGCGGGCGTGCGCGGCGCACAGCGCCTCGACCACGGCGGCCGGCGGGTCGTCCCGGTCGGGGTGCCGGTAGCCGGGGACGAACACCGACTCCGCCCACTCCAGCGCCTCCAGCCCGTGCGCCACGTGGTACGACAGTCCGTCACCTCCCGCCACCAACCCCGGCGCCGCCCCGCACACCCGCACCTCGTACGGCATGCTGCCGCGGGTGGAGAACACCTGCGCCGGGATCCCGACGTCGAGCGGCTTGGCGCCGTCCAGGACCAGCACGGCCACCCGGCGCAGAGGAGGAGCTGACACCCGTTCAGGGTAGGGCTGTCGCCGGCGTGCCGTAGCCTCCCGCTCTCCGAGCACGGCCTGCCGGGCCTCGACCGGGACGACGACCCGCTGGAGTTCGCCCGCTTCGAGCCCTGGCGGCCGTCCTGACGGAGGCTCAGTCCGCGACGCCGAGGATCCGGCCCGCGGTGTCCGGGTCGGTGACGCTGCGCAGCATGCAGTGCGCGACATCGGCCCGGGACACCGTCGACCCGCCGCGCAGGTTCTGCCCGTACGCGACCCGGTAGTCCCGGGTCAGCGGCTTGTCGGTGAGCCGGGGCGGGCGGACCACCGTCCAGTCCAGGCCGCTGGCCAGCACCACGTCCTCCATCCTGGCCAGGTCCGCGTAGTGCGCGCGCAGCACCCGCTTCACCATCGGCGTCAGCACGTACCGCATCACCGCGCCCTCGCCGGGGTCGTGCCGCGGCGGGTTCGGGCGCGCCGGCGAGGGCACCGTGCCGACCGGTGCGGCGCTCACCACCACCAGCCGCCGCGCGCCGGTCTGCCGCATCGCCTCGACCACCGCCCGGGTGCCGTGCTCGGCCACCCCGACGCCGGCCTTGCCCACCGCGCCGAGCCCGGACAGCACCGCGTCCGCGCCCTCCACCGCCTCCCGCAGCTCGGCCGCGCCGGCCGTGCCCAGATCGGCCCGGACCACCTTCACCCCGGGCCGGTCCCCCAGCTTGGCGGGGTTGCGCACCACCGCCGTGACCCGGTGCCCCGCCGCCAGCGCCTGCTCCAGCAGGTGCTGCCCGATGCCGCCGGTGGCGGCCAGTACGGTCAGTTCCATCGCTCTCCCCTTGCCTTCCTGACGCTCAATCAATTTGTTTCATCAATACCGCTGTTGACGCCGGCGAGCTTGTCCGGGTTGGTGACGAAGTAGATGTCGGTGACCTGCTCCCCGTCCGGCGCCAGGTCCAGCACCAGGACCGCGAACGGCGCGTCGCCGACGAACAGCAGCGCCGACGGGTCGCCGTTGACGGTGGCCCACTGCACCCGGATGCCCTGCGGGGCCCGCGCGAAGCCGCCGACCAGCAGCCGGGCGACCTGGCCGCGGCCCTGCACGGGGCGGGCGCCCGCCGCGGTGGCCTTGCCGCCGCCGTCGGCCCACAGCGTGACGTCGGGGGCGAGCAGCCGCAGCAGGGCGTCCAGGTCGCCGCCGCCGACCGCGGCCGCGAACCGCTCGGTGACCTGCCGGCGCACCGCCGGGTCGGCCCGGTACCGGGGGCGCCTGGCCTGGACGTGCTCCCGTGCCCGGTGGGCGAGTTGGCGGATCGCGGCGGGGCTGCGGCCGAGGATCCCGGCGGTCTCCGGGTGGCTGTAGCCGAACACCTCGTGCAGCACGAACACGGCGCGCTCCAGCGGGGTGAGGGTCTCCAGCACCACCAGCAGCGCCATCGACACCGCCTCGGCGTGCTCGCCGGGGCTCTCCTCCGGCGCGGCGCCGACCAGCGGCTCGGGCAGCCACGGCCCGAAGTAGCTCTCCCGCCGCCGGTTGATCTCGGTGCGCCGGGCGAGCGCCGTGTTGACGGCGGTGCGCACCAGGTAGGCGCGCGGGTGGACGATCGGCCCGGCGTCGGCGGAGCGGTGCCGGCCGGACCAGGCCAGCCAGGTCTCCTGCAGCACGTCCTCGGTGTCGGCGACCGTCCCCAGCAGGTTGTAGACCATCGAGAACAGCAGTTCCCGGTGCCGGGTGAACACCTCGGTTGCCTCGTCCATCGCACGTCTCCTCTCACGGCTGCATCCCGAGAGTGGCAGGGCGGGCGGAGTGTGACACGCAGGCCGGGAATTTCCGCGGCACGCCGGACGGCCCGCACCGCCGACGGGCTGTCGGCGGTGCGGGCCGTTCGGAGCGGGCTCGGTCAGCCCATGGACTTCGCGCCGTCCAGGGACTCCCGGATGATGTCGGCGTGCCCGGCGTGCTGGGTGGTCTCGGCGAT
The DNA window shown above is from Streptomyces sp. TLI_171 and carries:
- a CDS encoding NAD(P)-dependent oxidoreductase; this translates as MELTVLAATGGIGQHLLEQALAAGHRVTAVVRNPAKLGDRPGVKVVRADLGTAGAAELREAVEGADAVLSGLGAVGKAGVGVAEHGTRAVVEAMRQTGARRLVVVSAAPVGTVPSPARPNPPRHDPGEGAVMRYVLTPMVKRVLRAHYADLARMEDVVLASGLDWTVVRPPRLTDKPLTRDYRVAYGQNLRGGSTVSRADVAHCMLRSVTDPDTAGRILGVAD
- a CDS encoding GlxA family transcriptional regulator; protein product: MSAPPLRRVAVLVLDGAKPLDVGIPAQVFSTRGSMPYEVRVCGAAPGLVAGGDGLSYHVAHGLEALEWAESVFVPGYRHPDRDDPPAAVVEALCAAHARGARLAAISTGAFALAATGLLDGRRATTHWHYTRALAAKYPEVRVDENVLFVDAGSVLTSAGAASGIDLCLHVLRRDLGVAASNHTARRLVAAPYRSGGQAQYVPRSVPEPVGERFAATREWALHRLDEPLTVHSLARHAAVSPRTFSRRFVEDTGYTPMQWVLRARVDLARELLERSERSVEQIAAETGLGTGANLRAHFQQILGTTPSEYRRTFAKGE
- a CDS encoding sigma-70 family RNA polymerase sigma factor, with the translated sequence MDEATEVFTRHRELLFSMVYNLLGTVADTEDVLQETWLAWSGRHRSADAGPIVHPRAYLVRTAVNTALARRTEINRRRESYFGPWLPEPLVGAAPEESPGEHAEAVSMALLVVLETLTPLERAVFVLHEVFGYSHPETAGILGRSPAAIRQLAHRAREHVQARRPRYRADPAVRRQVTERFAAAVGGGDLDALLRLLAPDVTLWADGGGKATAAGARPVQGRGQVARLLVGGFARAPQGIRVQWATVNGDPSALLFVGDAPFAVLVLDLAPDGEQVTDIYFVTNPDKLAGVNSGIDETN